Below is a genomic region from Triticum dicoccoides isolate Atlit2015 ecotype Zavitan chromosome 5A, WEW_v2.0, whole genome shotgun sequence.
tagatcgggagttccgccaccgcaagcctccagaaccacgaaaaaccaatcggaacccctttccggtaccctgccggagggggggatccatcttcggtggccatcttcatcatcccggcgctatccatgacgaggagggagtagttcaccctcggggctgagggtatgtaccagtagctatgtgtttgatctctctctcgtgttctctctcgtgttccatctatggcacgatcttgatgtatcccgagctttgctattgtagttggatcttatgtttcttctccccctctactctcttgtgatgaattgagtttcccctttgaagttatcttatcggattgagtcttttatgaacacttgatgtatgtcttgccgtgcttatctgtggtgacaatgggatatcacgtgccacttgatgtatgttttggtgacaaacttgcgggttccgcccatgaacctatgcataggggttggcacacgttcttgattctccggtagaaactttggggcactatttgaagtacttttatgttggttggataaatctgagattgtgtgatgcatatcgtataatcatgcccacggatacttgaggtgacaatggagtatctaggtgacattagggttttggttgatttgtatcttaaggtgttattctagtaaaaactccagggttgtttgtgacacttataggaatagcccaacggattgatttgaaagaataactttgaggtggttttgtaccctaccataatctctacgtttgttctccgctattagtggcttcggagtgactctttgttgcatgttgagggctcgttatatgatctatctatgttattattgttgagagaacttgcactagtgaaagtatgaaccctaggccttgtttcctatcattgcaataccgtttacgctcacttttaccactcgctaccttgctgtttttatattttcagtttgcaaaaacctatatctactatctattttgcacttgtatcaccatctcttcgccgaactagtgcacctatacaatttaccattgtattgggtgtgttggggacacaagagactctttgttatttggttgcagggttgcttgagagagaccatcttcatcctacgcctcctacggattgataaaccttagatcatccacttgagggaaatttgctactgtcctacaaacctgtgcacttgcaggcccaacaacgtctacaagaagaaggttgcgtagtagacatcaacgtgCCGAGGGCAACCgtgtctcgaaacatggagcggcagacaaaaccggttcgaaattatgaccgggcggacgtgatgtcatgttgcaaaaagttgtcagcgggttGGACTCATGGATTATTAtattctctgcggttgtgtgtggtgtgtgtgttacaggtccggacacgaccATTATGTCCGAAGACCATCTTAGAGTTCAGAAGGAGGAACccgcttgtaacgccccgagaccgatgcgccaggtgtcttccagttattcactctTCTTTGCCATGttgtttgcttgcgtgttgcatcttgtcatgtcatcatgtgcattgcatcatcatgttttcaaaatttgcatccgtccgggtttccctagTTTTGTCCGTTGTCCattttgagcccagacacactcgcacgcgcccgcggcacgtccaaaatattattttataagtggccggaaaatgttcttggaatgggttgaaagttggcgtgcggtgttgttatgttgtcagtaggtcgcctaccaagtttcatcgcattcagagtccgtttgacgccccaacggatagctATAGTGACATTAtaatcggtctaacgtcggacgttttcggtctccgaaaactactgccgggcctctccttctcttctctcctctcagccgaaCTCCTCTTCACAGTCCACACTTGACCTTGTTCGACTAAGCCCCCCTCTCCGCACAGTTCTCAGCTCCCCTCACGCGTCcaaaaacttccccgaacccgaccgggCACTCGTGACCGTTGAGTCCGGATCAACCCCGAGATACCACAATATTTTTCGTTTATTATTTTGACTATCCAATTGACCCGGAGCCGTCCGATGACGATCAGACGCCCCTAAAACCCCTCCGgccagcaatatatatatatatatatatatatatatatatatatatatatatatagagagagagagagagagagagagagagagaatggatTTGCTACCCACACTAGCTCGGATGGTGCCTAtcagaaccattcgtttgctttgaGATCCGAACTTTTGAGTGGATAAGGTTGTGATTTTATGATTTGTTGAATTTCGTCACTGTAATAGAGGAAAGCTTCGACGGACCTTTTGCTTGTCAGTGGCCGAAAATGGAAGCCTACTACCTGGCTTTTGCAGGTGTATTCAGGGCAAGTGACCTCGCCGCTTTATGAGTTAGCAGTGTGCGGCAGTAGCTGATTTCGGCAAGCATATGACAACGGCTAATTTCGGATATTTGTCAAAAGTTCCACGGCGCCGTGTCCTGTCTACTATTTTAAAAACTGCTATTTTCGTCTAGCAAGCTGTGAAGTGGCTGGCACCGTTGGTAAGAAGCAGCATTTACTCTACCGGGCTTTGTAAAGGGTGGTAGGGCTTTGCCTTTTTTAGTGCATGCGAGTTCAATACGGGTCTGGCCTTCCTTTTTACTAATGGCCTGCCGGATTATTAACTGCAATCTGCACAGTGAACAGAGGCTGCCATGCATGCGCAACAGGGTGAAGGTTGTGACCATGTCTATGATGGTGTCGTATGCTCGTGGATGGCAATGGCATGGTTGGTCGAGCGCCTCTAATTGTCCAGGAAAGGTGGGGGTTTGGGGGTCGGGGTGTCACCCCTCGTACATGAAGGGTCGTCGGGTGTACGTCTTTTGATATGCACCTCTTCCAATGCGTGGATCTGTCCGGGCAGCACCGTTGTCGTCGTCATTGTCATTGTTGGTGGTGTTTCTTGGCACGCGGCGAATCAAAGTGATAGTATTGTGGGAGAGAACGAGAAAAAAAGCCAGTTAATTAGCTCCCGACATGCGGTTGAAAATTTTAAAAAGTGACGGTGATGTTGGACCCATGCAAAGATGGCCGTATCCTTACAAAAAAAACATTCACTGATGTGCCGTTGTTATGAAAAAAAGCGATGACGTGTCCACGGTGAAGTAAAAAAATACGTACTGTGCCATACACCAAGGTGTGTACGACGAGCGAGCTTGTGTGCATGCCCATGGACCATATCTATCAAGAGGTAATAGCACTGCAGGTCCCTGAACTTGCATGTCAGGTGATGGTTTGATCCTTGAAGTTGCAAAAGTGAATTATTTGATCCCTGAACTTGTCATGGATGTGCAAGTTTAGTCCACAGCCAACCAAAACTCACCAAGTGGATGCCAAGTGGCCTGGCTGGTCAGCGCCGTGAGTTTTTCACTTAGCCCCCTCCCTTTCTCTACCACCGCCTGTTCCGCACCGTCTCCTCCAACTGGAACCGGTTCCTCACCGACGCGCCGGGGGCCGCCGCCAAGACCAAGGGCTCGGCCCCGCCGGCGGCGACGGTCTCGCTCTCGCTGCCGTTCCTCTTCGCCTTCGCCTTCGACCCCGTCTCGCGCCGCCTCCAGTGCCAGGCGCTCGACCCCTTCTCCCGCCGCTGGCTGCTGCTGCCCCCGGTCCCCTGCGGCACCGCGGCCGGCTCGTTCGCCGTCGTGGGCCTCCCCGCGCGCGGCGAGATCTATGTGATCGGCGGCGTGGAGGAGGGCGGCGACAAGGCCGTGAGCAGCGTGGCCGTCTACAGCGCGGCGACCAACGGGTGGGGGCAGGtggccggcatgaggacggcgAGGGGCTACATGGCGGCCGGCGAGGTGGGCGGGCGCGTGGTGGTGGCCAGCGAGGACGGAGAGGCGGAGGTGTTCGACCCAGAGGCCGGTCGCTGGTCGCCCGCGGCTCCCCGTGGCGGCGCGGCCGTGGCGAGGTACGACGCGGCGGTTGCGGGCGGCAAGCTGTACGTGACGGATGGGTGGGCGTGGCCGTTCGAGCGCGCGCCGCAGGGCGCGGTGTACGACGCGGCGGCGGACGCATGGTCCGACATGGCGCGCGGGATGCGGGAGGGGTGGACGGGCTCCTGCGCCGTGTCGGGCGGCCGGATGTACATCGTGGCCGAGTACGGCGAGTGGCGGCTGAAGCGGTACGACGAGCCGCGGGATGAGTGGCGGATGGTGGCCGGCGGCGGGGTGCCACAGGAGGTGCGGCGGCCGCACGTCGTGGCGGGccagctggaggaggtcggcggcggccggcgcAGGATCTACGTGGTCTGCGCGGGCCTCGACGTCGCCGTCGGCACCGTCGTGTCCGCCGCCAACCACGGCGCCGGCACGGAGGAGGAGCGGGTGGAGTGGGAGGTCGTCAAGGGCCCCGAGGAGTTCGTCGGGCTGGCGCCGTGCAACGCGCAGGTCCTCTACGCCTGAGCCGCCAACCAAGCTCGTCGGCGCCAGGCACCGGCAGGGGAAAGGGAAAGGAGACCCGACCCTGGGCCCGCACgtcagccaccagcgcctccgtcaTCGCCGAGCCAGTAGCTCACTGCTGACGCCGCAGCGGTCGGGCAGCTACTGTTACTAGTACTCTACTAGCCAGCCGAGCGCACGGGCGGGCGGCGAGGTTGATTCGTCAGAAAGGAAGGGGGCTAAGTGAAAAACTCACGGCGCTGACCAGCCAGGCCACTTGGCATCCACTTGGCGAGTTCTGGTTGGCTGTGGACTAAACTTGCACATCCATGACaagttcagagaccaaataattcactTTTGCAACTTCAAGGACCAAACCATCACCTGACATGCAAGTTCAGGGACCTGCAGTGCTATTACCTCATCTATCAAATGTTGCATGCGGGTGTGGGATGTCACGGGAGATCATGATCTGTAAAGGCTGATCTGTGGTAACTTTTTGGTCTGGCGATATGGAATCTTGTAGCATACACTCGCCCTGGCGTCTGTATATAAAAAGTAGAGCAGGGGCAGGCATTGATATCCATCGGGCCAAAACGCACCGCCCTCCCTCCTCACCTCGCAACGCACACGCAGACCCATCTCTCCTGCCCGCCCGCAGTTCCGCAGCTGCCAGCCATGTCCAGCAATAGCTCCGCCTCGTCTCGGTTCGCGCGGTGCAGGAGACCGCCTCTCCCCTACTCCGAGAACCCGCTGGAGTACGAGCCAGCTGTTTTTTGCAGCTGCGGCGCTAAGGCAGCCCGGCTGAATACATGTCCTGGTCACGGGCGACGGTGAGCCGCAGTTCATCTCTTCCATGTCGCAGACCTGCTTAATGGGCGACGTCATTTTTATCAAAAGCTGAGCTTGTAATGGTTGCAGGGTTGCCCTCTCCCTCTCTGGCGCTGGCTTGATCCCAAGCCGAGTGCCTACATGCGTGATCTTCTTGTGGGGCTTCGTGACAGGATCCGTGTGCTGGAGGAGGAGAACGATGTACTCCGCAGTCCCGCCTTCCGAGGCAACGTTTCTGACCAACACCATGACCGGCGTTGGGGGTGCCGTCTAGGCGCCGCTTTGGTCTTGGTGCTGTTATTCGCTCTAGCTGGCTTTGCCTCCCGCCTACCGGTGGTCTGATGTCAGTTCTTGCTATGGTTTGTCTCGCGCATCCCGATGTTTCCTATTCCTGTTGTAGCAGTCATTGCTACGAGTATGGTTATGTTGTTACTTGTGTGCCGTTGATCTAAGATTATGTCAGTAGTCTTTGCTGTTAGCTTATTGGAAGGAAATGTTGACGTAGTCAACTCATTGGTGTGGGTCTATTTCATCGCAGGCAAACATGTGATGCGGGCCGGCCCTTGGTcagcaaaaattcaaaaaatgtgaaTAGCAAGGTTCAGAAACATATATCTGTGTCATCGATACGCATGCAGTGCCTAGTTTCGGGACGTCTGACGCCTATTGCTCTGTAGGCAACATGTGATTGATACGCATTGCTATGCATGCATGATCCTTCATTGCATGTGCGCCAAGCAAAAAAAGACGCAGGAGCGTGCTGTTCTAGTCCTTGCCTCACCAATTCCTGCCTGACCCAAACACAAATGGTAAGCTGCAGAAACGCATACTATGCCATTGTTTAGCAAACAGTGCCTAGTTTGAGTCGTTCTGCAAGCTATTGCCCGCGTGCCCTTGTTTAGCGGctggcacacatgccagcacacaaaaagggGCGGGAGTTCGACCATGCCATTACGGCCGCGGTCATGCCAGCACACTTGCCGACATACAAAAAAGGATGTCGCTCGCCGCCATTGGAAGGCGCCACCACGCTCACCTCGGGCAAGCACTCCCCGGAGAAGCGGGAGGCCTGCAGGTAAACGTGGAAGCCGGGTATCAGCTGCGTCGCCGACGCACGGGGCGAGTCGGGCAGCACCATCCGAGGAAACGCGGATGAGCCGGTGCTAGCCGCGGCCACGGCGGCGTTGACGAGGCATCTCCGAACAAACCGTGTGTAAAAAACGAAAATGACGGTCTGTCTGCTCTTACATGTAAAGGGGTGTCGATACGCTCACGAACTACTATAAATGGAAAGGGTTCTCGTTTCTTAAGAAAGGGTTCCTACTATACATGGACTGGTGGTTCTCGAAGTGCATAACGGGGGTTCCCGCCTGATCGGTCCGTGCGGTCGAAGGGGTTTTTCATTCACCCGGAAAGACATGGCCTCCACCCCCAATGACCATGTGCACTGTGCATTTTGTTCACAATAAATATAGTTGAGTATCTATTATTCTCTCGATCCACCTCCCACTTGGATATAATGCAAAAAAACGGAGGTTCATTGTGATCTGTGAATGCATGTGTGCTTTGTCAACAGTTCGTGAAACCAAGGATAGATATGTGGCGTTGGTTTCTCGTTCACCTGAAAGAGGATTGCCACCCCATGTGCACTATGCGATGTTTGGACCAAATTGAAAGATGCTAAGCGACGACTGGGAGCCGTCGATATGCTCATGGGGAAGGCTATGGGTAGACGACGAGGACGGCAAGCACACTGGTCCATCTAGAAACATTGTAGACGAGGACGACAAGCACCGCAAACAAACATGTAGTTACTCCCTCGTTCCTCCCAAGTTATCCATACACCCGAAATTTAGCGAAGTGTGGGGTTACTTACTACTATGCAACAGAAAACGTCCATTACAAAATGGAGGGGTGGTGCTCTTTCACGATCGACTATATATGGAAAGGGTTTCCGTTCCTTCAGAAAGGGTCCATAATGTACGTGGGTGGGTGGTTCTCGCAGTGCATACCAGAGGGTCCCCGTGGTCTGTCGATGCGGTCGAGGGGGGTAGGGGGCTCATTCACCCATAAAGATGTGCCCCCACCCGAAAACCGTGTGCAAAAATGAAAAATGATGGTCGGTTTGCTCTCACATGTAAAGGGGCATCGATGTGCTCATGAACTACTATATATGGAAAGGGTTCTCATTCCTTAAGAAAGGGTTGCTATTGTACGTGGACTGGTGGTTCTCGAAGTGCATAACGAGGGTTCCCGTTCTGTCGAAGGGGGGACCCGTTCAGCCGTAAAGATGTGGACTCCACCCCAAAGACCGTGTGCACTATATCTATGCGTTTGTTCACCAAAAAGATAGGTTAGTATCTATCAGTCTCTCCCTCCACCTCCCACAtcagatataatgcaaaaaaacgGAAGTTCCATGTGATCGGTGAATACATTTGTgctttgtcaactatttttgaagtaAGAGCAGTCAATGTGCTCACGCTCTACATTATACAGAGTTCCTGCGTGTGCCCCCCCGGCCCCCCACACACACCCCCGTGACGTATGCGGCGTTCTATCGAAAAAATGGAAACGAAGGTCGATTGCTCATATTTGGAAAGGGGCGTATATATGCTCACATCCGGCTATATATGGAAAGGGTTCCCTTTCCTTAAGAAATGGTTCATATTGTACGTGTGTGGGTGGTTCTCGCAGTGCATAACAAAGGTTCCCCGCGTGGTCTCTCAATGCGgtcgaaggggggggggggctcgttGACCCATAAAGATGTGCCCCCACCCGAAAACCGTgtgtcaaaaaatgaaaaatgatgacCGATTTTGCTCTCACATGGAAAGCGCGTCGATATGATCACGATATACTATATATGGAAAGGCTTCTCGTTCCTTAAGAAAGGGTTCCTATTGAGTGTGGATTGATGGTTCTCGTAGTGCATATCGGAGTTCCAATGTGATCGGTCGATGCAGTCGAAGGGAGGTCCCGTTCACGCGTAAAGATGTGGCCTCCACTCCCAAAGACCATGTGCATTGTGCGTATTGTTCATCAAAAAGATAGATGAGTACCAGTCTCTCCCTCCACCTCCCACATCGCATATAATGCAAAAAGCGGAAATTCCATGTGATCTGTGAACGCATGTGTGCTTTTCCAACCTCCACCCCATGCCCTATGCGACCTTCTGTCAACATTAAAACCCCGTGCCCTATGCGACCTTTGAACTGCAATGAACTTGCCAAGCACTTCCTTCCTTAGCGCGGTGCTTGCCCACGCCTTTGACGCAACACTAGAACGAAGGAAGCTCTTTACACTGTCTACCCTAAAAAGCACGTCTTCTAGCAGATAGCCCAGTGTTAAAACTTGCGACATGGAGTCGTCGAAGCCTCCGATGGTGGTGGAAGCGATGGTGGACTTTGCTCggctggatgaagaagctgctgatggtggtggaatacttttttgagcgaaagagggtttcccctccaattTCTATTAGAGAAATCAGCAGACGAGAACAAATTAACTGGTGGTGGAATACTAGGCTCAGGGAAGGAGGATGGGTTGGCAGAGAAATGATTCTGGCTTACGGTGCTATGCTACAGTAGTCGGACGGCAGACAAAGATATGGTTGTAAAAAGCAAGTTCGCATCCATTAATCCGTGCGCTACACAGCATGGCACACTCCATGCATAGCATATATGGTGCCACCTGCTAGCAACCAATAGAATGCATCCTTAGACTGCACCTACCAGGTAGCAGCTTGGTGTTGATAAGTTGACCAATCACTTTCATAAAACTGACGACGAACAGGTTGTATGCATGCGAGGGCTTGTGTATATCCATCAAAAAGTAAACATCCACACACATGCAGTAAGTACCATGTTGTCGAGCCAGCAGTCAATCCCGTGAATCGCGCCTGCATGCAAGGATGTTATTTTTAGGGAAGCATGCATGGATGTTTGGCGTGTGTGGCAGTACGTCCCACGCCCATCCGCCCGCGTGCATGGGGGTCTAACTCAGTGTACACGGTTGGGCACCGCTCGCGCTAGAAAATAAAGCCACTTGACCATGCACGCATTAATTATCCCTGATCGACCGTAACCGCGGTCGTTGCCGTCGCCGGCGGCCATGGCCTGGTTCGCTACTCTAGAGTACATGGGTCTTAATAAATAAAGAATGGCGCTTGATTGCTTTACAAAACTCAACGCGTCGTATGTGTAGGCGACCCAGCACATCGGATACCCGCCACGAGTGCAGGACAAAGTAATTTTCTCGGTGCGAGTAGTGTCCGAACCTGCTCTACCTTTCGCGGTCGTAGTATTTCAGGCTGCCTCTATCCAGCAACAGCAGTCGTAGTATTTCGCGGTCGTGCATTCTTTTCTGGCAGTCCATCAAACATTTTTTTCAAAGACATTCTATCAAACAGTTGACGCGCAGTATGAACTGGAGAACAAATCTCACAAACTGCAGAGAGTAAGATTCAGTCAAAACTAATTCAGTTGGACCATAACGAATACATCAGTGCAGAAAAATGTAGAGCATTTCGTTGGAGTTGAAGCTGCTGCTCCTACTACTCTGGCCGCTGCAGCTTGTCGTTCCCTCTCCAAGACAACGAACGAAAAAATCATAGGGAAGAAGCAAGAACAGCAGAAAAGAGGCCGCGACAGGCACATCCAACGCTGCGCGGAGCCCTGCACGGAAGCCCAGGGGCCAGCACGAAGGCCATGGTTCAACAGTAAATGTGTACAGAAACTGCAAAAGTCAGCAAAAAAAATAATGCATTTAGGAACTGCAAGGCAAATATGCTCACCGGCCGGGGAGATGGCCAGCTCAATAACACGTACACACCATGCACGGAGCCACGGCCATGTATGAACACGCTGCCCACTTGCATCAAGAAGAAGATTAACGTAGTTCCTCCGCCAAGCTGCATGGTGAGGGGAGGTCGAGGTGGATCCAGAGGACGCCGGCGCGGCGGGCGGAGCCGGGGAGCGTTCGGCGGGCGTCGAGGCCAGCTCGAAGAGGCCGACGTTGCTGAACAGGTGTTCGACGCCGCCGGGCTCCATGGAGGAGCTAGTGAGCTCGACTAGCAATGCGGTCTTCCATGCGACAACTCTGGGCACAACTACATAAGCTAGTTGAGCAGCATGTGGACTTTCGTGCCCAACAAGGTGTTACTTACCATGAATATAAGCTAGTTGAGCAGCACGTACACCCTAGAGAGATATAGTTATTAGAGAGGGAAGGAAACAGTGGTGTGGGCTGCTAGCGCAGCAACAGAGAGAGCGTACGGGGATTACAAAGGAAAGGAATCGTGGTCCACCGTTCATGAAAGTGCTCAAGCGGATGCAACGGTTAGCCCAACGGCGGTCAAGCTGGTTGACAGCGAACACgtgccttctcaaaatccatcttGGAACCCTTCGAGCCGGATGCGGGGTGGTCCTTGCCCCACGATCTGGCATCGTGCCAGCCTAGTGCTGTGCACTACAGGTCACATGCAGCAAACGTGGTCCAACTTCTTCTATAAAAGGAAATAACAATCAAATGACTTATAAGAGGAAAATACAAACGAGGTAAGGAGAGGGACCAGATCCCAACACGAGTGTGTGAT
It encodes:
- the LOC119299442 gene encoding F-box protein AFR-like yields the protein MDHIYQEVIALQVPELACQPPPFLYHRLFRTVSSNWNRFLTDAPGAAAKTKGSAPPAATVSLSLPFLFAFAFDPVSRRLQCQALDPFSRRWLLLPPVPCGTAAGSFAVVGLPARGEIYVIGGVEEGGDKAVSSVAVYSAATNGWGQVAGMRTARGYMAAGEVGGRVVVASEDGEAEVFDPEAGRWSPAAPRGGAAVARYDAAVAGGKLYVTDGWAWPFERAPQGAVYDAAADAWSDMARGMREGWTGSCAVSGGRMYIVAEYGEWRLKRYDEPRDEWRMVAGGGVPQEVRRPHVVAGQLEEVGGGRRRIYVVCAGLDVAVGTVVSAANHGAGTEEERVEWEVVKGPEEFVGLAPCNAQVLYA